Genomic segment of Bacillota bacterium:
CCGCTCGACCTCCACAATAAATTCCCCGCGCCCCCTTCTCATGAAAAGCCTTCTTCTGTTCGATCAAATACGGATTGCCGATCACTACCTTCTTCACTGGGAATCGCCCTAGTTCTTCACTCCAATAGGACCCGAAAGTCAAGAAGTAATCGGGTAGGTACTCGCTAAATCTGTTACAGTAACCGGGCGCATAGTTATAAGCAGGATGGTATCTATTTACGACGCCATGCTGCGCTTCCACTGTGGTGATGCCGAGTTCCCTACACATCTTGCAGATAATGGCTCTACGGCCGCCATACGAGGCGCAATGCTGGAACAGCAGCTTAGGACGGATCTGTACGAGTAGCCGACGGAGCAGAAAGGCCTCGATGAGGCTCCTCGCTATAAAGACCTCCATAGCGTTTTTCGCTAATCGGTTGACTGCTAGTCCACTCTCTGATAACAAGTTGCACACGTAATTCATAAAATCCCTGATGCGCCTTTTGTATACGAGGTTTATTGGCCCAAGAAGTGTACCGCACACCTTTATCCAATCCAGATCAACCACAGCCGGGCTAAAACGAGGAAGTACATGAGACGCACTCCAGGGGTCCTCAAGAATAATCATGTTCGGAATAACCCTGCGGTAAAAGTCGTAAATGACATCAAAGTATTTGCCCTCAACTACTAACCGCCGCATCGAGGCAGAACTAAGGGCAGCAATGGGAGATTGCCTTACTTGGAAGAGCTGTCTCGGCGAATCAAGCAGCAACGTCCTTAACAAACTTACATACTTTGACACGGTAAGAGGTACTTCTTGCTTACGAACGTGACCCTTGGAGTCCAATAGACGGAAAAGCAATTCGGTCCGAACGATCGGCCACAGCTTGATCCTGCCGATCTCCCAATCTGATAGATCACCTGCATCTTCCACCCCGAGAAATCTGTTCAGCACTTCATCAATCTCCGTGTTAATCTCCATCATGACACCCCTGTTCAAGGTTACTTATCTCCCGGAAGGATTGTGTCCCCACCCAGGCAAAAAATGGCAGATTGCTCCAGTCAAATATCCAAGCTAACGCAGCGAATGTTGCTACATACGTAAACCACAAACTGTTAGTACGAATGAACGTAGCGAAATGTGCCGTGCGCCAATCAAGGCTCAGCAACAAGATGAAAATGAACAATATACATCCTAACAGGCCAAAATCGAGTAAGACCTGTAAGAACACCGAGTGTGTGGATTTCAATTCACCAACGATGAGCTGAAGAGCCTCTCGTGAGGCATTATATCCCGTTCCGAAGACCTGCGACGCTAAGTCTGAGTTCACAAAAGCATCAACAGAGGCGTTCCATAAGCTCCATCTCTTGGTAGTTAATGCGTCCAAAAACTGATCGGCATTCAACGGGTGGCTAAGCCCAACCGTGAACCTTTCAACGACGTTCCCGACAAGAGGGATAGAGCGCAACGTCAGAAAAACAAGTGTAACGCTTAGCGCGATAAGCAATCCAACGGTAACCAGCCCACTACGGTAGGTTCTGCCAGATTTCAAAGAACACACCCTGGTTACGAGGTAGGCCAGGATGAGCACCCCCGCAACCAACATACCCATTTTCGAATATGTAAAGATGGTCAATACAATTAAGGTCCCAGCTAGCACCCTTCTTAGGAGTCTCGACCCTATTGCCCTACTGAACAGAACAACAGTGAGAGCGATCAGCAAGTACTTGGCGAATACGTTTGGATCCGTGAACCCACCGATAAAGCGATACAAAGAACGCCCTCCCACGATGTAGCCGCCCTTCACTAGACCCACCCCTGCAGAAATCAAAGTAGCCAGAACATATAGGCTGAGTACCCGCTTGAGAACCACGCTATCATGCGTGACAAGGGCCCTAATAATCAAAGACGATAACATAAACGCCACCATTCTGACATTCAAGTGACCGAAGATCAGACTGACCACGCACGCATAGACATAAAACACTGCTGTGAGTATCCACACTTGGTCGGGTCTGGGGAACCGTCGGCGCAATAAGTACCTCGCAACAATAGCGAGTACCACAACCGGAACGACCAGTCTCACAACCGAAACCTCGGGTCCCAACAGAGCAATTCCATAGTTCTCGCACACTACGAAAATGCTGAATACGCCCCATGCCGGATCCAAGAAACTTAGTGCACCTACTATGATCCCGTACACAAGTATCCCGACACCGGATAAACCATATATGGGCGGGACCGAGAGACACAAAAATTTCACGATAGTTCCGAAGCAATGTTTCGGCAATCGCAACACAGCTTTTTGATATCTCGAATGACTGTAAGTGACCACCCCGAAAGCCAGCCTACCTTAATTCTTTATAAAGTTGATCCGTTACCGATAGCCGTCTTCGTAGGCGCAAACAAAAGGTCAGACGCGCGGTCCGTCAATATCCGGTTGAGCTCCTCTGGCATCTCCCGATTAAATGACCGTAGCCCTGCCTCCACGTGAGCCACAGGAATATGCATTTCACCACAGCCAGCGCACCGGCCAAGGTGGAATTCGTATCATCGTACACCAGCACCCAATCAGGCTTTTCAGCTAACAAAACCCCTCGAGACCGCTGATTTCTCCCAACTAAATGGGAGCAAGGACTGCACCTTGATAAACGAGATAATGCCATAATCTCCATATAGCCCCACAACATGTGGGATTTGGTGTGTGTTAGCCCGGGTACCCCCTCCCTCCCAGCCCCTCTTAGGGGCCTTGCGGGGAAAAGGGCACACTACTCCCTAAGCCGCTATAGGCTCTGCAAGTGCCGAAACCTTCAGCTCTTGG
This window contains:
- a CDS encoding O-antigen ligase family protein, whose protein sequence is MYGIIVGALSFLDPAWGVFSIFVVCENYGIALLGPEVSVVRLVVPVVVLAIVARYLLRRRFPRPDQVWILTAVFYVYACVVSLIFGHLNVRMVAFMLSSLIIRALVTHDSVVLKRVLSLYVLATLISAGVGLVKGGYIVGGRSLYRFIGGFTDPNVFAKYLLIALTVVLFSRAIGSRLLRRVLAGTLIVLTIFTYSKMGMLVAGVLILAYLVTRVCSLKSGRTYRSGLVTVGLLIALSVTLVFLTLRSIPLVGNVVERFTVGLSHPLNADQFLDALTTKRWSLWNASVDAFVNSDLASQVFGTGYNASREALQLIVGELKSTHSVFLQVLLDFGLLGCILFIFILLLSLDWRTAHFATFIRTNSLWFTYVATFAALAWIFDWSNLPFFAWVGTQSFREISNLEQGCHDGD